The following DNA comes from Corallococcus silvisoli.
CTGCGTGCCCTCGCACTCGCCCTTCGCCGCGCTGAGGTGGGCCTCCTTCGCGCCCTTCGGCGTCGCGTCCGGCCGCACCTTCACCAACGGAGACACCACCTGCACACCACCCGGCGCGGCGGAAAGCACCGCCGCCACTGCCCATGCCCATGCCCATCCCACGCCCATGCCCCCTGCCTTCCCTGATGGGAGGACGACGCTTCAGTCGTCCGTGTTGTCCGCCCGGGCCACCGTCACCACGCGGCCCGGCTTGTAGTCCGTCAGCTCCGCCACCACCGTGCCCAGCGCGAGGTCCGCTTCGATGCGAACCGGGACGTGGTGCTTGTCCGCGCTGAGGTACGCGACCATGTCGCGGTTGGAGGCCAGGCTGCCCTCGAATTCAGTGTGAACGCGCACGCGGAACGTGTCGCGCGCGCCCGCAGGAGTGGTCAGCGTCTCCCGGCCCTCCACGGTGGCGCGCATGGTGAACTGCTTGCTGCCGGTGAACACCGGGTACGCATAGCTGCGGCCCACCACCAGCTCCTGTCCGCGCAGCATGAACGTCGCGCCCGCGACATCGAGCGTGCCCTCGGGGAGCGCGTGGTCCGACTCGCGCGGCGCGTCGCTCTCCTTCTGCTTGATGACCTTGGCGCTCCGGCCGTCCGCCGTGAGCTGGATGCGCTGGCGGCGGCGCTTGCGGTTCTCCTCCGAATGCAGGTCGCTGCCCGTCACCCGCTGGGCGCCCGCGTCCCAGTACGTCACGAAGCGGCTCTTGATGGGGTAGACGCCGACCATGTCGTCGGACTTCGCCAGCGACACGATGGGCCACACGCTCTGACCCCACTGCATCATGGGCGCGCCCACGGTCACCGTCGCGGTGCCCGCCGTCAGCCCCAGGTAGCGCACCCGGTACTGGGCCTGCTCACCCGGGGCGAAGGCCGCGCCGGAGGGCTCCTGGGCATGCGCCAGGGCGGACCCCATGAGTCCCACCATCGCCGCCGTGAACCCCCACCTGGACAGACTGCGCATCGGGTGTGCTCCCTTGGCTGCAAGTTAGGTGGCCGGTCCGCCCAATCCAACCGCGCTGCGCAACCGCCCCCACCACCGGACATTTCCGGGACGGACCGCCGGGCACCGGCATTCAAAGTCGTACGGCCGCCGGCCCTCCAGGCGCGTCCGTGCTCCGCCGCGCGGGACAGGCACGCAGGGGTACCCGGGAGCACCCTCCGCTGACAAATGGAGGACAGTCGGCCGCGCCCGCCCGCATGCCCTGCCAGGGCACACCCGGGCGCCTCTCCGGTGCTAGCGTCGCGTCCATGTCCAACGACTTCCAATTCGACGACGACGACTTCGCGAAGGATGCCGGCGCGGCGAGCGGCACCCGCGTGTTCAAGGAGTTCGACTGCCCCGGCTGCAACGCCAACAACCCCGTGGATGACACGTTCACCGACGGGGACGAGCTGCGCTGCAACTACTGTGGTTGCGAGTACCGGGTCAGCGTCAACCAGGAGGGGCGGATCCGATTCCGGGAGCTGTGAGCCCCCGGCGGATTGCCGTTCACGCGCGATCGCCGAAGATGGCGGTCCCCACGCGCACGACGGTGGCACCCTCCAGGATGGCCTGCTCGAAGTCGTGCGTGGTGCCCATGGAGAGCGCGCTCAGCGCGTGCGTCCGGGCAAGCTCACGCAGGCGGGCGAAGCCCTCGCGCATCCTCGCCACGTCATCCGTCGGCGGTGGCAGCGCCATCAGGCCCACCAGCTGGAGGTTCGGCAGCGCGCGCACCTGGGCGAGGAATCCGGGCAGCGCCTCCGGCGCGAGGCCGTGCTTGGTGTCCTCGCCGCCCAGGTTCAGCTCCACGTAGCAGGGCAGGGGGGCCATCCCCGCGCGCCGCTTCGACAGCTCGGTGGCGACGTCCAGCCGCTCCAGCGCGTGGAAGGCGTGCGCGACGCGGGCCACGTACTTCACCTTGTTCGTCTGCAGCGCGCCAATGGCGTGCCAGCGCAGGCCGTCCAGGTCCGCCAGCTCCACGGCCTTGTCGCGCAGCTCCTGGGCGTAGTTCTCCCCGAAGTCGCGCTGCCCCGCGGCGTACGCCTCGCGGATGAGCGCCGCGGGCTTGAGCTTGGACACCGCCACCAGCGTCACCGACGACTCCGGCCGCCCCGCGCTCGCGCAGGCCTTCGCCACGCGCTCACGCACCCGCGCCAGCTGGTCCGCCACGGAGGGGTTCACCGCGTGCCCCCGCTCCAGGGCAGCGGCATCCCCACCTGGGCGAGCAGGGCCAGCGTCTCGGCCAGCGGCAGGCCCACCACGTTCGAGGGACTGCCGTCGATGCCCGCCACCAGGAAGCCGCCCTTGCCCTGGATGGCGTAGGCGCCCGCCTTGTCCAGGGGCTCGCCGGTGTCCGCGTACCAGGCGATCTCCTCCGGGGAGAGCGCGCGGAACGTCACCTGCGTGCGCACGACCTGGGAGGCCTGGGCCCGGCCTGCGACCGCGATGCCGGTGAAGACCTCGTGCGCCTGTCCGGACAGCAGGGCGAGCATCCTTCGCGCCTCGGCCGCGTCCTGGGGCTTGCCCAGCAGCTCCGACCCCAGGGCCACCGTGGTGTCCGCGGCCAGCACCCAGGCGTCCGGGTGTCGGGTGGCCACCGTGCGGGCCTTCTCCACGGCCAGTCGGTGGACGTAGTTCCGCGCAATTTCTCCGGCGAACGGCGTTTCATCGATATCCGCGGCCGCCACGGTGAAACGCAGGCCCAGTTGGGCCAATAAATCCTTGCGCCGGGGCGAGGCGGAGGCGAGAACGAAGTGAGCGGTTGGATCCATGGGCGAGTGCGGGTTTGACGCGCTCGCGGGCCTTAGCAGACTTGCGCTCCAGAGGGCACCTCGATGAACCCCGCGGACCTCCTGTCGGCCATGAAGCGGACAGTGGAGCAGCTGGCCGCCTACAACGAGATGGCCAAGGCGCTGACCTCCACGCTGGAGCTGCGCGAAGTGCTCGCGCTCGTGATGCAGAAGGTCAGCGCGCTGCTCAAGCCGCGCAACTGGTCGCTCATCCTGCAGGATGAGCGCAGCGGAAAGCTCTACTTCGAGATCGCCGTGGGCGAGGGCGCCGAGGCGCTCAAGGCCCTCCAGCTCAACCCGGGGGAGGGCATCGCCGGGGCGGTGTTCGCCTCCGGCACCGCGCGGCTCGTCCACGACGTGGGCGGCGACCCCAGCTTCGCGCCCCGCTTCGACGAGGCCTCCGCCTTCCACACCCGCTCACTGCTCGCCGTCCCCCTGGTGGCGCGCGAGCGCGTCCTGGGGGTGATCGAGCTGGTCAACGGCCCCACCGAGCCCACCTTCACGCCCGAGGACCTCACCACCCTCACGGCCATCGCGGACTACGCGGCCATCGCCATCGAGAACGCGCGCAACTTCCGCCGCGTGCAGGAGCTCACCATCACCGACGAGCACACCGGCTGCTTCAACGCGCGGCACCTGCGCGCGCAGCTGGAGCAGGAGGTGAAGCGCTCGGCGCGCTTCCGGCACCCGCTGTCGCTCGTGTTCCTGGACCTGGACCACTTCAAGTCCATCAACGACCGGCACGGGCACCTGGTGGGCAGCGCGACGCTCAAGGAGGTGGGCGACCTGCTCATCAGCCTGGGGCGCCACAACCTGGACGCCGTCTTCCGCTACGGCGGCGACGAGTTCGCGGTGATGCTGATTGAAACGGACACCGAGGGTGCCCAGGTCATCGCCCAGCGCATCTGCGAGGCGTTCCGCGGCCAGCGCTTCCTGCGCGAGCAGGGGCTGGACGTGGCGCTCACCGCGAGCGTCGGGGTGGCGTCCTTCCCGGGGCACGCCACGACGTCCGTGGACCTCATCCGCGCGGCGGACTTCGCCATGTACGCGGCCAAGGGCCGGGGGCGCGACCGGATCGCCGTGGCCGAAGCCCCCACGGGGGAGGGGACCCCGCGAGAGGTCCCCTACGCCCGCTCCGAAGGCTGACTACCCCGCGGAGCCCAGCACCGAGTCGATGGCCTCGGTGTTGGTGACGACGTTGCCGGTCTTCTTGAGCGACTTGAGGAAGGACTCCGTCAGCTCGATCTGCTTGGCCTGACGCGCCTGGCTGCGCAGCTCCTCCTTGCGCTTGTCGAAGCCCGCGGTGTCCGGCTTCTCGCGCTCCACCACCTGCGCGACGACGTTCGCCTCGCCCACGGTGAAGACCTCGTCCAGCACCACCGGGCCGGAGGCTCCGAAGGTGGCCTTCACCAGCTCCGGCGCCGGGCCCAGGTGCGGCACGGAGTCACCCGCCGCGGTGAAGCTGTCCGTCTCCACCGCCTCCGGCTTCGTCTCCGCCTCGAAGCGCAGCAGCGCCGGCTGCTGGCCGGGGGCCACCGGGAACTGCTCCTTCAGCGACTTGCCAGCCTTGGCCGCCGCCAGCGCCTTGGCGGCCTCCGCCTTCGCCAGGCCCTTCGCCTGGTCCTGCTTGTAGAGGGTGGTGGCGATCTCGCCCTTCACGTCCTCCAGCTTCTTGTTCTGGGCGTCCTTCTTCTCCTCCACCTTCACCAGGTGCAGGCCCAGCGGGGACTCCACCGGCTGCGTCACTTCCCCGGCCTTGAGCGCGAACGCCGCGTTGGCCAGCGCCGGATCCCACGTGGTGCGCTCCACCCAGCCCAGCTCGCCGCCCTTGGCCTTGGTGGCGGTGTCGTCGCTGCTCGCCTTCGCCAGCGTGGCGAAGTCCTTGCCGCCCTCCAGCTCCTTGCGCAGCGCCTCGGCCTTCGCCTTCGCCTGGGCCTTCTGCTCGGCCGTCGCGTCCGGGGCCACCTGCACGAGGATCTGCCGGGCGCGGATCCGCTCCGGCACGTTGTAGACGAAGCTGTTCGCCGCGTAATAGTCGGCGATCTCCTTCTCGTGCGCCTTCTGGAACGCCGCCAGCTGCGCGGCCGTGGGCGCCGGGACCTTGTCCGCGTACATCGTGGGCAGGAAGCGGGCGAACACCAGCTTCGCCTGGTTGCCTTCCTTCTCGTAGCGGGCGCGGACCTCGTCGTCCGACACCACCGCCCCCGTGCGCACCACGTCCAGCATCT
Coding sequences within:
- a CDS encoding DUF3108 domain-containing protein, with amino-acid sequence MRSLSRWGFTAAMVGLMGSALAHAQEPSGAAFAPGEQAQYRVRYLGLTAGTATVTVGAPMMQWGQSVWPIVSLAKSDDMVGVYPIKSRFVTYWDAGAQRVTGSDLHSEENRKRRRQRIQLTADGRSAKVIKQKESDAPRESDHALPEGTLDVAGATFMLRGQELVVGRSYAYPVFTGSKQFTMRATVEGRETLTTPAGARDTFRVRVHTEFEGSLASNRDMVAYLSADKHHVPVRIEADLALGTVVAELTDYKPGRVVTVARADNTDD
- a CDS encoding Maf family protein, which produces MDPTAHFVLASASPRRKDLLAQLGLRFTVAAADIDETPFAGEIARNYVHRLAVEKARTVATRHPDAWVLAADTTVALGSELLGKPQDAAEARRMLALLSGQAHEVFTGIAVAGRAQASQVVRTQVTFRALSPEEIAWYADTGEPLDKAGAYAIQGKGGFLVAGIDGSPSNVVGLPLAETLALLAQVGMPLPWSGGTR
- a CDS encoding GGDEF domain-containing protein, producing MNPADLLSAMKRTVEQLAAYNEMAKALTSTLELREVLALVMQKVSALLKPRNWSLILQDERSGKLYFEIAVGEGAEALKALQLNPGEGIAGAVFASGTARLVHDVGGDPSFAPRFDEASAFHTRSLLAVPLVARERVLGVIELVNGPTEPTFTPEDLTTLTAIADYAAIAIENARNFRRVQELTITDEHTGCFNARHLRAQLEQEVKRSARFRHPLSLVFLDLDHFKSINDRHGHLVGSATLKEVGDLLISLGRHNLDAVFRYGGDEFAVMLIETDTEGAQVIAQRICEAFRGQRFLREQGLDVALTASVGVASFPGHATTSVDLIRAADFAMYAAKGRGRDRIAVAEAPTGEGTPREVPYARSEG
- a CDS encoding YggS family pyridoxal phosphate-dependent enzyme translates to MNPSVADQLARVRERVAKACASAGRPESSVTLVAVSKLKPAALIREAYAAGQRDFGENYAQELRDKAVELADLDGLRWHAIGALQTNKVKYVARVAHAFHALERLDVATELSKRRAGMAPLPCYVELNLGGEDTKHGLAPEALPGFLAQVRALPNLQLVGLMALPPPTDDVARMREGFARLRELARTHALSALSMGTTHDFEQAILEGATVVRVGTAIFGDRA
- a CDS encoding peptidylprolyl isomerase is translated as MDGLNPRKVFSLLFIIGIAVVFTLQFGPGSNGFGSGGGGQAPGTGAAATVNGKEIPLRDFSMAWSRQMNFLRSQGNPIPESVARQFGLDKQVLDRLVNAELLAQSAERHGITPSDEELRKLIHENTDFHSKEGAFDFARYQQVLRDFYRRTPQEYEQELRRQMAAQKMLDVVRTGAVVSDDEVRARYEKEGNQAKLVFARFLPTMYADKVPAPTAAQLAAFQKAHEKEIADYYAANSFVYNVPERIRARQILVQVAPDATAEQKAQAKAKAEALRKELEGGKDFATLAKASSDDTATKAKGGELGWVERTTWDPALANAAFALKAGEVTQPVESPLGLHLVKVEEKKDAQNKKLEDVKGEIATTLYKQDQAKGLAKAEAAKALAAAKAGKSLKEQFPVAPGQQPALLRFEAETKPEAVETDSFTAAGDSVPHLGPAPELVKATFGASGPVVLDEVFTVGEANVVAQVVEREKPDTAGFDKRKEELRSQARQAKQIELTESFLKSLKKTGNVVTNTEAIDSVLGSAG